In the Anomalospiza imberbis isolate Cuckoo-Finch-1a 21T00152 chromosome 3, ASM3175350v1, whole genome shotgun sequence genome, tctctctccctctccctctctctctttttttttccttgcacaaaaaaaaaaaaaaaaaaaaaaaagagccatgACTGCTATCCCACAATTCATCTTCCCTGCGCCATCTTTGTattatttctaatttattttggaTGTCAAAAGACATTGATGAAGATATTTTCTCTGGAGTCTCCTTCCTCTCTAACCCGTCTCTCCCGATGTGAACCGAGCGACTCACAAGCCACCGAAGCCACCAACCCACCATGTCGCGCCGCAAGCAAGGCAAACCCCAGCACTTAAGCAAACGGGAATTTTCACGTAAGTAACCCGGAGagcaatttatttaatttccccTTCAcggatttaatttttaattcgAGCgtgagcagggaaaaaaaaaaattaaaagtgagAGCGAGTGAGCGAGTCGGGGAAAAAATTAACTCGGCGCCGGCTCGGGATTCTCAGCATTCCGGGTAATTTCTGCCTCTCTAATTTAATCACCTTGAtgacttttcttctctttctgccCGTGCCCCTCGCCCGCCGGCGCGCACTCCACTGCCCCGCTCCGCGCTCGCCTCTCGCCTTCCGCTCTCCGCGCTCTTTGGCGGCAAGAGCGGCAGCTTTCGCCCGACACCGGGAGAGGCGCGGGCGAGGTGCGGGGCTGCCGGGGGCACAACCGGCCGAAagtgggaagaaattcctgcGGGAGCAGCGGGCGGGACGCCGGACACCGCGGTAGCTGGGCGGGCGGGATGTGCGGGTGAGCGGAGCGCGGAGAAAGTCCGGCGGCCGGAGCCCCCCGGGCTGCCGGCGGGCTCGCCCCCTCGCCCCGCGGCGCCCtccccggggggggggggcacagcCGAGCCGGGCCGCCTCCCTTTTGTTTCCGCCGAGGGGTGCGGGATGGCTGTCCCGCCGCTCCCTgccgccccgggccggggccgTGCGGAGCTCCGCCGCCCCGACCTCGCCCCGCGCtcgccccgccgccgctccggctggggctggggcgggggaCGGCATCGGGCGGcgagggagccgagccgagccgcgcCGTGCCGGCTGGGATTCCCTCCTCGCCCTCGCCTCGCGTTCTCCCGCTCGCTTACTATTTTTTGGaagattttcaaaaaaaaaaaaaaaaagtggaagtgGATTTTGATTGGGAAAAATCTCGTGTCTGAATGTTTACAAGCACCGCGTGTGCGGGGAGCCTCCTGCCAACAAACACAGGCGAGAGCGAGCCCGGGCTGAGCACACACGCGCGctcacacacacgcacacacacacacgcacccTCACACCCGCGAACGGCCCTTTCTCGCTGCCGCATTTCAACCCCAAACCAAATGCGCTCTCCCcgggaaagaaaaaacaaaccccgAGCCCCACCACACCGTTCGCAACAAAAACTCTCCGGCTCCCTCCGTCCCTCCCTCCAGCCGCCACCACACACACCAGGGCTAGATGCAAGATAAGCGGGAGCGCTCTTTGCACAACAAAAGGCAACTCGAGCTGGAAAGGTTTGGGGCGAGGggggtgggaaggaagggagaaaaaaaaaaaatccccttttcctCGGGGTGAGCCTGGGGGAAGGGGAAATGCTGCATGCTTTTCCTCActcctttcccccccttttctttatttcttcctttctctcccaTTACTCCCGGCGGGTTTTGTTCCCTCCTAGGGATGGCAGAAAACCCAGGGCCATTTCTTCCTGCCAACCATTCCCGGCTCCCTCGGCTCTTCGCAAAGCCCCCCAAACTTTCCGCCGCGATTTCTCTTCCCCCACGGCCGCCCAGACATTGCAGCCAGGTTCGCACATGGAGGGAAGGAAGCAGCGCTGGCTCTTTGCAGGCGGGCGCTCCGCCGCGGGCAGGGCCGGCCgggggctctgcctgcccaaAGTTTGCCCTAAAACCCGGGGTGTGTCGGGGGCTCAGCCCCTCCCCTCGCCGTCTCTTCCCCCCGATACTTTTCGgagagccttttttttttctctttttaaatttttttttaattacctggCTAGGGATGGGGTGCAACATCACTCGCATATGGGGATGCCCCCCCCCCACCCAGAAACGGGGTGCTTTTCCCGGGCAGCCGTGGAAGTGGGGTGCGGGGAACGGGGATCGCGGCGGGACtggaggagggggtggggggctCTGGCTCGGCCCCCGGGGCAGCGGCGACGGGCGGGATCCCCGCGGCTGATTCTCGCCGAGAAACCCGCGGGCCGGCGCGGAGTGCGCGCACGtgcggggcgggagcggcggccggGACAGGTCCGGGGTGTCCCTCCGGCGAGAGCCGCCCCGGCGGTGGGGAGGGGGGTGTGGGTGGGCCGGGAGCtggggggggaaagggaggccgggctgggggagcagcGCGCCGGGGatgcggcggcggggccggggccggggccggggcggcggaggcggcgggCGGGATGCGTGCCCGCTTCGGTCGCTAGGAGGCACAGCGAGATCAAACAACCGGGCAGCCCCGCGAACTTGAACCTGGCCGGCTCCTCCGCTGCCTCCCGGCCGGCGGGAGGGGGAGGGCGcccagctccctcccctccACCCCCCCCCACGCCCCCCTCCCTCTTCTTCTTTGTTCTTAATTTTGCGCGGAGTTTGCTTGCTCCGGGAGGCAGCGGGGGATGCTCGCCTTCCCCCTCCCCGggtttcccctccctccccataACGTGTTGGCGGTTCCCATTGTACCCCCAAGTCTCTCTTTCCTCGCACCGCTGTGATCCGAAGACACAAACTTGGGATTAAACAAcccttctccatccctcccACGGTACGGTGCAGGAAAATGCCCCGGCAGAGCATCCGCATTGCCCCGCGGGCATTTGTCCTCACCGTACTGTGGcacccccctccccgccccatCAACCCCAGTACCTCCTTTCTCCCGGCACTCCAAAATCCATCCCTCTTTTGCCGGTGTGGTTGTTTTGGTGGCTGGGAACcgggggaaaaaggggggagtAGGAGGGCGAAGGGGGAAAGCTGAAAAGACATGTTGGTGGAAGGGCAATTTGCATGAAAAATAGAGAAGGATGATTAGGGACCCAGGCAGGGAATTTTGATTGCACCAGAATTAAAAGATGCATCCTGCAAATCGGAGGCAAGGCCAGGTGAAATGTATTCTGGTGTTTTCTTTGTAATCCTGGTATTTTATATTATGTTCTAAAAGTAGCAGTAATAATAAAAAGCATATTTCTTTTTTGCTGGCTCTGCCTCCATCAGGAGCCAAATGTTTTGCAGCGAACACAGTGCCAGCCGTATTTCATACATTAGTATATAATTCTTGTTAATTAGCAATAATTTACGTTAAGAGCATAGAAAATGTTGAGGTTACAGGTTTTATATCTGTACATTTGATCATCTTGTTATTTTCAAGAACTTTGCCTCCTATAAAATTAATTAGGTGAAATGTGGAGGTGTAATCAGCAACCTCTGAATTACCACTTCATTTCCTGATTTTGATTGTAAATCAGCCCAGTCCGTACAGACTTTTAGCGAAGTCTATTTTTTTGTTCAGTGCCACTTTTAACTGTCTGGTGTCGAAGCAGCGGGTTACCTTCCCCTGCTAAATAATAGTGACAGCGTCAGAAAGGAATCAGGCCGCGGGAAAACATTATAATTGAGTAATGATTATGCAGAGCTCCTCGCTAAGCCAGTTGCAAGGGGAGCACGGGTGGTTTTGTGTCGTTTTTCTGCGGAGAGTCGGTGAGCTCGAAGTTAGATTCGCAAAATACCTTTGTCTGCGGCGAGCAGCGAGCTACCGGTGGAATTAGTCCCGCAATAATTTACTCCCTCGGTCCGAACTCAAGGAACGGCTTGGGGACAAAAACGGCAATCCCGCAGAAACACCCTGCTCCTCTGCCGGCTTCCCGAGGAGCGTGAGACGCACGTTGTGCCTCCTCTCCTGGCGGTCTGTAAGTTTAGAAGAAAGCCCCAGCGATTAAGACATTGTTTTTATTAATACGAATGTAACCTTCATATTCCTGTGGTTGACCTTACGTTAAATTAGAAGTAGTACTAGAGGCAAGAAATGATGGACTGGATCCCTGTGTCCTAGTTGGAGCTAAGGTACGACAAGGTAGTGTGCTCTTTCAATATTATTTTACGCAGCACAACTGGGAGCTACTCCAGATCTTCCTCCTCAATATTCAGCCTAGGTAGGGTTGAAATAAATTTAACCTGAGTTCACGGGATTTTTTCACTTTATCAAAATCAGTTCCAATATTATGCAGTCaaattaaaatctattttttgaTTCTCTGTGGCTTTAAGTTCATTAAATGTGAAATTGGCAGCCAGCTAAAGAAGGTCAGGCTGATTAACCGTTTAGGAGTTGTATTCTGTCTCACTTGCGTTACCTGGCAGTGTTTTGAGGTGGGTTGTGTTTGTAGTACCCTCTCCtcctgcttgctgctgctagcgTGTGTGTTGTGTTGCACAGACAGAGGAACACCAACACGCTGCTcgtatttatttttttttcctcttgtgaaAGGCGATGGCAATGGAGACTGCACAGAGATTGCCAAGGTAATTCTCTGCAAATGTaacgttaaaaaaaaaagccaacagaaaAGACAGCCGAATCTGCCTCGTTAAAGCATCCACTGCCGACTCTGTGAGCAGAAATAGCCTCATAATGAAGCTTTTTGGAGCTCATTCAGAAAATTTGTCAACTTTGACAACATTAGGCAAGGTATTTTGAGTTTAAAGAAGGCGCTTCTCACTGTTGCGAGGAAATGTGGCAGTTGCTTGGCCAGGCTGATTTTTAGATGCTGAAGGCCATGAGTGCTAACATGTTCAAGATAATTTAGGTATTCCCTTATTTCAGgattaaaaaacacaaaatgaCTGATTGCCTTATTTCCTTAAGTACTAAAAAATACCTCATCCAGCTAATATCTCTGAGTGGTCTTGGTGGTGAATTTGCTGTTTCTTTGGATCCTGAGAAGTAGCTCAAAAGTGAGCGGTGTCTCCCCTCACCCTGCAGGCATTTCTGCTGCACTTGCTTTTTACCATTTTGGTTTTCTGCCATAgatacttatttatttatttgcctcataccctcccccttcccctcctcccccccccccacactTCATGTATAACTACTGactttaggatttttttaaattggaagCCGCAAACGGGCcgatggggacagtgacacaaaTCCACGCGTTTATGTCTGCATGTGTAttctgagggctggatgtgccctGCGTGTCGGTGCCTGGGTGTGTGTGCCCGTGCAGGCTGGCCCTCCCCCTTCTCTTttacacacatgcacatgttACCTGCACGGCCTGTACAGGGAATGTGCAGTGTCTATGTGTGTTAAAATACCTTCTGTCTACACTGTATTTCTGAATTTTAGAAACCGGGTCTTGTCTGGCTGGTGAAAGATGCACACCcatgtgtgtgagagtgtgtgcAGTGCTTTTAGCCTTGAATTCATGTACATAAATAATACATTCAGCAATAAAACACCATATTCCCTTCTTACTGTAGTACCACAAGAGTTTCGCAGTGTATTCTTTCAGCCTATCCATTTAATTTTAGCACCAAATCGTTCAAGGAGTCAGAAATGTGCCCTCGTGTAGGAACACGGAGACAGTTGCGGTGCTCTCCCTCTGAGTTATACGTGCTACAGTTGCCCCTGCAAAATCTCTTCCCTGTAACTGTTGAATCCCTGTCCTCGGCGTCGTGCTGACAGCCTTGTTGCATGGGTTTGGTTGGGGGGGAGCAGGCGGACTCCAGAGCGGGGTATAATATTCATGAAGAGGGGGCTCGACGCATTTCTCCCCCCGCGCCCGCTGCCTTTCCCGAGAGCTCTAACcattctccttttgtttctcaaACTGCAGCCGAACCTCTTGAAGCCATTCTCACTGATGACGAACCTGAACATGGCACATTGGGAGCTCCGGAAGGGGACCACGACCTCCTCACTTGTGGCCAGTGTCAGATGAACTTTCCGTTGGGGGacattcttatttttattgaGCACAAACGGAAACAATGCAATGGCAGTCTCTGCCTAGAGAAGGCTGTGGATAAGCCACCTTCACCCTCACCAAGTGAGCTGAAAAAAGCATCCAATCCCGTGGAGGTTGGCATCCAGGTTACGCCAGAGGATGACGATTGTTTATCAACGTCATCTAGAGGAATTTGCCCTAAACAGGAACATATAGCAGGTAAATTAAAGCAAGGAGAAGTGTTTGCGagtttatttctgtttcagttGCAACGTAGCATGTTGGCAGTCGTGCGCTGCCGTGTCTGTGTGTTCTGCTCGCCGTGAGGGCCGGCGTGTCCATGCCCTCCCTGCCTCGGGTTAGCGGTGTTTCCTGGTGCCTGCGCAGCGGCGGGAGCAACAGGCACGTGCCGTGCCAGCCGGTGTTTCTGGCCGTATTGTTTGAGGCCACTCTCATGATTTGCCTGCATTGTAGTCACCGTCTCCCGGTGTCTCGCCTGCCGGAGCGCTGTTAGGAGGAGGCTTCCGAGAGGCTGCTGCGTGAGAAAGCGAGGAGCTTTTGAGTCTTTGGCAAAGTCAGGGGTGAAAGAGTTAACCGAGCATCCACCAGCCTTGGTTCCATATTGGCTGTCAGCGTATGGACTGTAATTAAACACAGCCCCATGGCAAAGTGACACCACCGACCTTGACTTTAAGATGCCATTTTCGACTGGCCAGGCCAGAGTAGAGAGGGCAGTTGCTGAAGCGCACAGACATGCTTATTCGAAAAGTTTAAGGGCATGTTGGAAATTTCAAAAGGTTGGTTTGACAGGAAaggctgctctctgcagcctgCCTCCTCAGCCAAATGATAAATGCTTCGCTGTGCTCTCTCTTGTCTCTGATGTGGTTTTGACAGATGTATCTTGATTTTGTTTGCGGTTTACACAACCACATGTCAGCTGTACAAATGTCCAAGGCAGAGTTCTGTTTTGTGCAACAAACAACatgaaatgtaattaaaaaaaagtaaaaagggTAAATAATTCATTTCATAGCATAatggttttttttataaaatcagAAAGCCATTGGCCATGCAGATATTTTCACAAatgaggttaaaaaaataaaagtgtacCATGTGAAAGAATCCCAGAGCCCTGGGAGTGTAACAAGGCATGCTCTGCTTTTAAAACCCTACTAGTAAACAGAAGTACTGGCCATTTGCAGCGAGCATTTCAGATCACTTCAAACCATGCCAGTCGAAAAAGGCGACACTGCAGCCTATTAACCCCAATGAATGCCTGAACCAGTTTCAAACTCCCCCTCCAGTGATGTTTAGGATATGGCACTGTCGGTAACTCTCTTCGGGGAGCCCATAGGACTGCTTGAGGTTGTCGGAGGCGCAGTACATCATCACGTGATGTGCTGGAGCTTGTCTTGGGCTTTCTTTGGCCACAAAGTTAAACCATAATAGGGCAGTAGGCTCTGGGAGGTGCAGCAGGATCCTTCTGCAGCC is a window encoding:
- the BCL11A gene encoding B-cell lymphoma/leukemia 11A isoform X7, which encodes MSRRKQGKPQHLSKREFSPEPLEAILTDDEPEHGTLGAPEGDHDLLTCGQCQMNFPLGDILIFIEHKRKQCNGSLCLEKAVDKPPSPSPSELKKASNPVEVGIQVTPEDDDCLSTSSRGICPKQEHIAGKDEPSSYTCTTCKQPFNSAWFLLQHAQNTHGLRIYLESEHGSPLTPRVRRTPPTGAAPREPRMSGSFRMEVQEHLNSERR